Proteins encoded in a region of the Deltaproteobacteria bacterium genome:
- a CDS encoding AAA family ATPase: MHCSNCGSENRTGAKFCNDCGAPLPLPCPSCGVENRPGAKFCNDCGTSLVVSSQLSVLNPQSPTPNTQHPSGERRQLTVMFCDLVGSTALSEQLDPEELREVIQGYQATCAEVISRYDGHIAQYLGDGLLVYFGYPVAHEDDAARAVRAGLEIVAALQKQNAAMPLGVGARRAVPLQVRLGIHTGQVVVGEMGAGSKREQLALGDTPNIAARLQSLATPDTVVLSAATQRLVAGLFNCQDLGPHTLKGVSTPTRVYQAVSESDARNRFEAEASAGLTPLTGRDKELALLLRHWEQVQEGEGQVVLLSGEPGIGKSRLVREFRERVLCEEAIPIEFHCSPYHQNSAFYPIVDRLQRLLQWQKDEAAQTKLEKLQAMLARYTFPQPNTLPLLAALLSLPHPTGVPPLTLSPQRQKQKTQEALIAWLLEEAAQHTVCCAWEDLHWADPSTLEFLQLLIEQVPTARLYVLLTFRPEFISPWGARSHLSYLTLNRLGRNQISHMVENVASGKTLRADLLQQIIAKTDGVPLFVEELTKSVIESVGATHASPQQLAIPATLHDSLMARLDRLGPAREIAQLGAVIGREFSYELIHALSPLAEDDLQKSLNRLLEAELIHQRGLLPQARYIFKHALVQDAAYQSLLKSTRQQYHQQIAQVLEERFAEIKATQPELLAHHYTEAGLIEQAIPYWQQAGQQAAQRSANTEAFSHLTKGLKLLQTTPDSSDHVRQEITLQLALGNILLAAKGYGDPEVGQAYLRARDLCQQSRETSQIFPVLFGLWLFYSIRGELQTAKEITAQLLDLTNKGQDPEFLVEAYRAYGVTESHFGNFPSARTALEQALSLYDPQKHGIHAFSYGHDPSIASLIYLAWSLWYLGYPDQARQSICEARRRSRELAHPFSLAFALGFGLILYQLCGEREAILQWEKEASALHAEQTFPLWESWSKVIRGWTAIEGNDTTRGIELIRQGIADSRATGTELMSPHWLALLATAYGKAGDTARGLATVAEALAIVATSKEAFYEAELYRLKGELLIQMAKA, from the coding sequence ATGCATTGCTCAAACTGTGGGAGTGAGAACCGTACCGGCGCAAAATTCTGCAACGACTGTGGTGCCCCGTTGCCGCTGCCTTGCCCATCATGCGGCGTGGAGAATCGTCCCGGCGCGAAATTTTGTAACGACTGTGGCACCTCTCTAGTGGTCAGTTCTCAGTTGTCAGTTCTCAACCCCCAATCCCCAACCCCTAACACCCAACACCCTTCAGGCGAACGCCGCCAGCTCACCGTCATGTTCTGCGATTTAGTCGGCTCAACGGCGCTTTCGGAACAGCTCGATCCTGAAGAGTTACGGGAAGTCATCCAAGGTTATCAAGCTACCTGCGCTGAGGTCATCAGCCGGTATGACGGTCACATTGCCCAGTACTTGGGCGACGGGCTGTTAGTGTATTTCGGCTACCCGGTTGCACATGAAGATGACGCGGCACGCGCAGTACGAGCAGGGTTGGAGATTGTTGCGGCATTGCAAAAACAGAACGCAGCAATGCCGCTAGGCGTAGGGGCACGGCGCGCCGTGCCCCTCCAAGTACGCCTCGGCATCCACACCGGTCAAGTCGTCGTCGGCGAAATGGGTGCCGGTAGCAAACGAGAACAGCTAGCGCTGGGCGACACCCCAAACATTGCCGCGCGACTCCAAAGCCTGGCGACGCCGGACACGGTTGTTCTCAGCGCAGCAACGCAGCGCTTGGTCGCTGGTCTCTTCAACTGCCAGGATCTTGGTCCACACACGCTGAAAGGTGTCTCGACACCAACCCGGGTCTATCAAGCCGTGAGTGAAAGTGACGCGCGGAATCGGTTTGAAGCTGAAGCGAGCGCGGGTTTGACGCCGTTGACCGGGAGAGACAAGGAACTTGCGCTTTTGTTGCGGCACTGGGAGCAAGTGCAGGAAGGTGAAGGCCAAGTCGTCTTGTTAAGTGGAGAACCGGGCATCGGCAAGTCCCGCTTAGTGCGAGAATTCCGTGAACGTGTGCTCTGCGAAGAGGCAATTCCGATTGAGTTTCACTGCTCCCCTTACCATCAAAACAGCGCTTTCTATCCCATCGTTGACCGCTTACAACGCCTATTGCAGTGGCAAAAGGACGAGGCTGCTCAAACCAAGTTGGAAAAACTCCAGGCCATGCTCGCGCGCTACACATTTCCTCAGCCGAATACGTTGCCACTACTTGCGGCGCTGTTGTCACTACCGCACCCCACAGGGGTGCCGCCACTCACTCTCAGCCCCCAGCGACAGAAACAGAAAACGCAAGAAGCGTTGATCGCGTGGCTCCTGGAAGAAGCTGCGCAACACACGGTCTGCTGCGCGTGGGAAGATTTGCATTGGGCCGATCCCTCGACCTTGGAATTTTTGCAACTGTTGATCGAACAAGTCCCAACCGCTCGACTGTATGTCTTGCTGACGTTCCGACCAGAATTCATCTCACCGTGGGGCGCGCGTTCTCATCTCAGTTATCTCACTCTGAACCGTCTGGGCCGCAATCAAATCTCTCACATGGTGGAAAACGTCGCTAGCGGGAAAACCCTGCGAGCGGACCTCCTGCAACAGATCATCGCCAAGACCGACGGCGTACCGCTGTTTGTCGAAGAATTGACCAAAAGTGTCATAGAATCCGTTGGGGCGACGCATGCGTCGCCCCAACAACTGGCAATCCCAGCCACGCTGCACGACTCTCTCATGGCCCGGCTTGACCGCCTTGGTCCAGCCCGCGAAATTGCCCAACTCGGCGCTGTCATTGGGCGTGAATTCTCCTACGAGCTGATCCACGCCCTTTCACCCTTGGCGGAAGATGATTTACAAAAATCCTTGAATCGCCTCCTTGAAGCCGAGTTGATCCACCAACGTGGGTTGCTCCCGCAGGCGCGGTACATCTTCAAGCATGCACTCGTGCAAGACGCAGCATACCAGTCGCTCCTCAAAAGCACCCGGCAACAGTATCACCAACAGATTGCTCAAGTGCTGGAAGAACGATTTGCGGAAATCAAAGCGACACAACCTGAGCTGCTCGCGCATCACTACACTGAAGCGGGGCTTATTGAGCAAGCAATTCCCTACTGGCAACAGGCGGGGCAGCAAGCTGCGCAACGTTCGGCCAACACTGAAGCATTCAGTCATCTCACAAAGGGACTCAAGCTACTACAAACAACCCCGGATTCGTCTGATCACGTTCGGCAAGAAATCACTCTACAACTTGCACTTGGCAATATTTTGCTGGCGGCCAAAGGCTATGGAGACCCTGAAGTCGGACAAGCATATCTACGGGCGCGAGATCTCTGCCAACAAAGCAGAGAAACGTCGCAGATTTTCCCTGTGCTGTTTGGCCTCTGGCTCTTCTATAGTATTCGTGGGGAATTACAGACAGCAAAGGAAATCACGGCCCAACTGCTGGACCTGACGAACAAAGGACAAGACCCAGAATTTCTGGTGGAAGCATATCGGGCGTACGGGGTCACTGAGTCTCATTTCGGCAATTTTCCTTCCGCTCGTACGGCCCTTGAACAGGCACTCTCCCTCTACGATCCACAAAAACACGGTATTCATGCCTTCTCCTATGGACATGATCCAAGTATCGCCTCGTTAATCTACCTAGCTTGGAGTCTCTGGTACCTTGGATACCCAGACCAAGCCCGGCAAAGCATCTGCGAAGCGCGGCGACGCAGTCGAGAACTTGCTCATCCTTTCAGTCTTGCCTTTGCTTTAGGCTTCGGTTTGATTCTCTATCAACTCTGCGGGGAGCGAGAGGCTATTCTTCAATGGGAGAAAGAAGCCTCCGCGCTTCACGCGGAACAGACATTTCCACTATGGGAGAGCTGGAGCAAGGTCATTCGAGGATGGACAGCGATTGAGGGTAACGACACAACCAGGGGAATCGAATTGATCCGCCAGGGGATTGCAGACTCTCGCGCCACAGGAACTGAACTTATGAGCCCCCACTGGCTTGCGCTCTTAGCAACAGCGTATGGAAAAGCTGGCGATACCGCACGTGGGCTCGCTACGGTAGCCGAGGCATTAGCAATTGTCGCCACCTCAAAGGAAGCATTTTACGAAGCCGAACTCTACCGCCTCAAAGGCGAGCTGTTGATACAAATGGCGAAAGCGTGA
- a CDS encoding nucleotidyltransferase domain-containing protein — MDRTILLKRIRESLEDAFGERLKGIVLYGSEARGEATPESDIDLLVLLTGPIALGRDLRTIIHALYPLQLEIERVIDATPVSVDVYEAGEFALYRNARRDGLVV, encoded by the coding sequence ATGGATCGAACCATCTTACTCAAACGCATCAGAGAGTCCTTAGAAGACGCCTTCGGAGAACGTCTCAAAGGCATTGTGCTCTACGGCTCTGAAGCCCGGGGCGAAGCAACGCCAGAGAGCGATATCGATCTCCTCGTCCTACTCACTGGTCCAATTGCGCTTGGGCGGGATTTGCGGACGATCATACACGCACTCTACCCGCTTCAATTAGAGATTGAGCGCGTTATCGACGCCACCCCGGTTAGCGTCGATGTCTATGAAGCTGGGGAATTTGCATTGTATCGGAACGCGAGAAGAGACGGACTTGTCGTATGA
- a CDS encoding HEPN domain-containing protein: protein MKADASDLWTRAVQALRTTQLMLSLDPDAAASRAYYAAFYAVSALFALRGKTFSKHAAVRAAVHRDLVKAGDWLKERGEDYSLLFKLRDIGDYGGGIHVSDEEASEALEAARRILQAVHDAGPQDFSKPDDSPL, encoded by the coding sequence ATGAAAGCAGACGCCTCTGACCTCTGGACTCGGGCAGTGCAGGCTTTGCGCACTACCCAGTTGATGCTCTCTTTGGACCCGGATGCCGCTGCTTCACGAGCATATTACGCTGCCTTCTATGCAGTATCTGCTCTGTTTGCCCTCCGAGGAAAAACATTTTCTAAACATGCCGCCGTAAGGGCCGCTGTCCATCGAGATTTAGTCAAAGCTGGCGATTGGCTTAAAGAGCGAGGAGAGGACTACTCACTCCTCTTCAAGCTCCGCGACATTGGGGACTATGGAGGAGGGATTCATGTGTCCGACGAAGAGGCCAGTGAAGCGCTAGAGGCTGCCCGTCGCATTCTCCAAGCCGTCCACGACGCCGGTCCGCAGGACTTCTCAAAGCCGGACGATAGTCCTTTGTAG
- a CDS encoding LLM class F420-dependent oxidoreductase — protein sequence MKIGVFAMLSEKTIDPVSAARRCEELGFESFWVPEHAIIPVHTKVPYPALDGKIPDPYTRFPDPFVLLGMAAAVTTTLKLGTAICLVPERHPLALAKEVATLDYFSGGRVLFGVGAGWQAEESEIMGVDFRQRWPITRDYLRAMKELWTKPEASYEGKFVKFPPVIANPKPAQKPHPPIFIGAGGLMWRCERAVKDTVALGNGWMPVALPPKDLVHHLGVMKELCAESGRNFNELEISATFLQQRELQPQDPQRALAEYTEAGAHRLILAPVLERPNAERVLEQMAKDYLR from the coding sequence ATGAAAATTGGCGTATTCGCCATGCTGTCAGAGAAAACGATCGACCCGGTCTCCGCCGCACGGAGATGTGAAGAGTTGGGGTTCGAGTCGTTCTGGGTTCCGGAACACGCCATCATCCCGGTGCATACGAAGGTCCCGTATCCCGCGCTGGACGGCAAAATCCCTGACCCTTACACGCGCTTCCCGGACCCGTTTGTGTTGCTGGGCATGGCGGCGGCGGTGACGACAACCCTGAAGCTCGGAACGGCAATCTGTCTAGTCCCGGAACGCCACCCCTTGGCGCTGGCTAAAGAAGTGGCCACGTTGGACTACTTTTCCGGCGGTCGCGTGCTTTTTGGTGTGGGCGCGGGCTGGCAAGCCGAAGAGTCCGAGATCATGGGTGTGGACTTTCGTCAGCGCTGGCCCATTACCCGCGACTATCTGCGCGCCATGAAGGAACTGTGGACGAAGCCGGAGGCCAGCTATGAGGGCAAGTTTGTCAAATTCCCTCCGGTGATCGCGAATCCGAAACCAGCCCAAAAACCCCATCCGCCGATCTTCATCGGAGCAGGAGGGCTGATGTGGCGCTGCGAGCGTGCCGTCAAAGATACCGTAGCGCTCGGCAACGGCTGGATGCCGGTGGCGCTGCCGCCCAAAGATCTAGTGCATCATCTCGGCGTCATGAAAGAGCTGTGCGCTGAGTCAGGTCGTAATTTCAATGAACTGGAAATCTCGGCGACGTTTTTACAACAGCGCGAGCTGCAACCGCAGGACCCCCAGCGGGCCTTGGCGGAGTACACGGAAGCCGGGGCTCATCGGTTAATTTTGGCACCAGTCCTTGAACGTCCGAATGCCGAGCGGGTGTTGGAGCAGATGGCGAAGGATTATTTGCGATAG